TGGTGCCGGTGACCACGAGCCAGCGGCGGGCCGGACCGTAGATCTCGGCCCGGTCGATGCGCCAGGACAGTTCGATGTCGCCCCAGATCGGTACCGCCGCGCCCGCGGCGTGGGACAGCAGCGGCGCGGTCGGGGGGAAGCCCGGGCTGGTGACCACCAGCGCGAATGCGCGCACCGCGTCGGCGTCGTCGACGAGGGCGTCGAGGTGCACGGTCTCAGCGCCGAGGGCCGCGCACTCGGTGAGGGCCTGCTCGTTGCGGTCGGTGACGGTGACACGGGCGCCCAGGTCGGTCAGCGGTGCGATGGTCGCGCGGCCGGACACTCCCGCGCCGGCGACCAGCACCCGCCGTCCCCGGAGCCACCCCAGTTCGTCGGTCACGTGTCAGTCCCCGATCGCCGAGAGGTATTCGCTGTAGAACAGGGCCAGACCGATCGCCGAGGCGATCGCGCCGAGCAGCCAGAACCGGATGATCACCGTGGTCTCGGCCCAGCCGCCGAGTTCGAAGTGGTGGTGGAAGGGCGCCATCCGGAACACGCGGCGGCGGCTCGACCGGAACACCGCGACCTGGATGACCACCGAAGCGGCCTCCGCGACGAACAGTGCACCCATGACCACCATGAGCAGCTCGGTGCGGGTCGTGATGGACAGGCCGGCGAGCATGCCGCCGAGGGCGAGCGAACCGGTGTCGCCCATGAAGATCTTCGCCGGGGCGGCGTTCCACCACAGGAAGCCGATGCAGGCGGCGGCGCCCGCGGCACACAGCAGCGCCAGGTCGAGCGGGTCGCGCACGTCGTAGCAGCCGGCGGTGGGCTCGACCGCGCACGCGTTGCGGTACTGCCAGAACGTGATGATCACGTAGGCGCCGAGCACGAGGGCCATGGACCCGGCGGCGAGTCCGTCGAGGCCGTCAGTGAGGTTCACGGCGTTCGACCATGCGCTGACCAGCAGGTATACGAACAGGATGAACACGACCGAGCCCATCGACACGGTCGCGATGTCGCGCACGTAGGACAGGTCGGTGCTGGCCGGGGCGAGCCCGTCGGCGTTCTCGAACTGCAGCGCGAGGATGCCGAACGCCACGGCGACGACGAGCTGGCCGACGAGTTTCGCGGTCTTGTTCAGGCCGAGATTGCGCTGCTTGCGGATCTTGATGAAGTCGTCGAGGAAGCCGACGCCGCCGAGCGCGGTGGTCAGGCCGAGCACGAGCAGGCCGGAGGCGGTGGGGCCCTCGGCGTCGTAGCCCATGCCGATCAGGTGCGACCCCCAGTAGCCGGCCCACAGGCCGGCGAGGATCGCGACGCCGCCCATGGTGGGGGTGCCGCGCTTGGACTGGTGGCTCTGCGGTCCCTCGACGCGGATCTCCTGCCCGAAGCCCTGGCGGGAGAACGTCTTGATGAGAACCGGCGTGAGCAGGATCGAAACGGCGAGCGCGATGCCCGCGGCGAACAGGATCTGTCTCACCGGGCGTCCTCCGTCCTCACAGCGCTGTCGGTGTCGTCGTCGGGTGCGGATCCCGGTTCGGGATCGTCGGCCAGGAGGGCGTCGGCGACCGTCCACAGACCGACGGACTGCGATGCCTTCACCAGCACGATGTCGCCGGGCTGCAGCTCTTCCCGCAGGAGAGCGATCGCGGCGTCGGCGTCGGGGACGTGACTGGCCTCCTCACCCCAGGATCCTTCCATCACGGCCCCCTGGAACAGTCCCCGGACGGGCCTGGTGGCGCCCACGGCGATGATGCGGGTGACGTCGAGGCGCACGGCGAGGCGGCCGATGGCGTCGTGGGCGACGACGGAGTCCTCGCCGAGTTCGCCCATCTCCCCCAGCACCGCGAAGGTGCGGCGCGGGAAGCCGCCGGAACGGGCCATGGTCACCAGTGCCTTGACGGCGGCGCGCATGGAGTCGGGGTTGGCGTTGTAGGCGTCGTCGATGACGGTGACGCCGTCGGAGCGGGTGTGCACCGCCATGCGGTGGGCGGACACCGGCCCGGCGGTGGCCAGGGCGGCCGCGGCCTGTTCGGCGGTGGCGCCGCACTCGACGGCCACGGCGATCGCCGACAGGGCGTTGCCGACGTGGTGTTCGCCGTGCACGGCCAGGCGCACGGGCACCCGCTGTTCCTGTCCGTCGGAGCCGGGCAGCACGGCGGTGAAGCTCGCGCGGGCCTGCTCGTCGAGGTGGATGTCCTCGGCGCGGTAGGCGGCTCCGCTGCCGGTGCCGACGGTGACCACCCGGGCGGTGGTGCGCGAGGCCATCTTCGCGACGAGGGTGTCGTCGGCGTTGAGGATCGCGACGCCGCCGTCGGCGGCGCTCGGCAGGGCCTCGACGAGTTCGCCCTTGGTCTGCGCAATGACCTCCTGCGAACCGAACTCGCCGAGGTGGGCGGTGCCGACGTTGAGCACGACACCGATCCGCGGCGGGGCGATGCGGCCCA
This region of Rhodococcus sp. Z13 genomic DNA includes:
- the mraY gene encoding phospho-N-acetylmuramoyl-pentapeptide-transferase, giving the protein MRQILFAAGIALAVSILLTPVLIKTFSRQGFGQEIRVEGPQSHQSKRGTPTMGGVAILAGLWAGYWGSHLIGMGYDAEGPTASGLLVLGLTTALGGVGFLDDFIKIRKQRNLGLNKTAKLVGQLVVAVAFGILALQFENADGLAPASTDLSYVRDIATVSMGSVVFILFVYLLVSAWSNAVNLTDGLDGLAAGSMALVLGAYVIITFWQYRNACAVEPTAGCYDVRDPLDLALLCAAGAAACIGFLWWNAAPAKIFMGDTGSLALGGMLAGLSITTRTELLMVVMGALFVAEAASVVIQVAVFRSSRRRVFRMAPFHHHFELGGWAETTVIIRFWLLGAIASAIGLALFYSEYLSAIGD
- a CDS encoding UDP-N-acetylmuramoyl-tripeptide--D-alanyl-D-alanine ligase, translated to MIPMTLARIAEVVGGTLHDVADPTVEVTGSVEFDSRRVGPGGLFLALPGARSDGHDHAPAAVEAGAVAVLAARPVGVPAIVVPPVAPTETNALALEHDSDGSGAAVLAALGRLARSVVDTLTESGLTVVGVTGSAGKTSTKDMIAAVLAPLGEVVAPPGSFNNELGHPWTALRATDSTRFLVLEMSARGPGHIAALGRIAPPRIGVVLNVGTAHLGEFGSQEVIAQTKGELVEALPSAADGGVAILNADDTLVAKMASRTTARVVTVGTGSGAAYRAEDIHLDEQARASFTAVLPGSDGQEQRVPVRLAVHGEHHVGNALSAIAVAVECGATAEQAAAALATAGPVSAHRMAVHTRSDGVTVIDDAYNANPDSMRAAVKALVTMARSGGFPRRTFAVLGEMGELGEDSVVAHDAIGRLAVRLDVTRIIAVGATRPVRGLFQGAVMEGSWGEEASHVPDADAAIALLREELQPGDIVLVKASQSVGLWTVADALLADDPEPGSAPDDDTDSAVRTEDAR